Proteins from a genomic interval of Eschrichtius robustus isolate mEscRob2 chromosome 18, mEscRob2.pri, whole genome shotgun sequence:
- the TMEM272 gene encoding LOW QUALITY PROTEIN: transmembrane protein 272 (The sequence of the model RefSeq protein was modified relative to this genomic sequence to represent the inferred CDS: substituted 1 base at 1 genomic stop codon): MRRLLSKAVVIDDHDGDVYPXRQNAHTYYIHLLLSLFLFLWFFLGNYWVFSVYLPDFVPPFQQPQDYCDKTLYLFAVGVLVLGLLVLGSSCVHAWSRWRSAAEED, translated from the coding sequence ATGAGGCGGCTTCTGTCCAAGGCCGTGGTGATTGATGACCATGACGGCGATGTATATCCCTAGAGGCAGAACGCGCACACATATTACATCCACCTCCTCCtcagcctcttcctcttcctctggttCTTTCTGGGAAATTACTGGGTCTTTTCTGTTTACCTGCCAGATTTTGTTCCCCctttccagcagcctcaggattACTGTGACAAAACCCTGTACCTCTTTGCGGTAGGGGTCCTCGTGCTGGGCTTACTTGTGCTGGGCAGCAGCTGTGTCCACGCGTGGTCCAGGTGGAGGTCTGCTGCCGAGGAAGACTGA